The Heteronotia binoei isolate CCM8104 ecotype False Entrance Well chromosome 14, APGP_CSIRO_Hbin_v1, whole genome shotgun sequence genome has a window encoding:
- the LOC132582280 gene encoding leukotriene B4 receptor 1-like: MSLSEENENPPASAIGRLLVCTILSLSFAVGVPGNAFVIWTICRRMKQRSLSVVLILNLAIADILVLVTLPVWIHSIANTWLFGIETCKALVFVICCNMYASIFLITALSLERFMAVFHPFAVQRRTKKTFTCLAMLLIWLLSIAFGAVVLPFQETEDTGFGPQCTSRSYISNSQKVACLLLETLVGFLVPFAVISICYVCIAKRISSLTGSKKRRSNRLVVSVVVSFALCCLPYHIFNLLSVASAVMEDSDGEASEALEEIAVQGTFIAGSMVFLSNCVNPLLYAFAARNIQSSMRFAKLSKLFEQMSPETKQEGTKESSVLNGKEETLMSTDLN; this comes from the coding sequence ATGAGTCTGTCTGAAGAAAATGAGAATCCTCCAGCATCTGCCATTGGAAGGCTTTTGGTCTGCACCATCCTGAGTCTGTCATTTGCTGTTGGGGTTCCCGGAAACGCCTTTGTGATCTGGACCATTTGTAGACGAATGAAGCAACGGTCTCTATCTGTTGTGCTGATCCTTAATCTAGCCATTGCTGACATCCTGGTTCTTGTGACCTTGCCCGTCTGGATTCATTCTATTGCCAATACCTGGCTCTTTGGGATTGAAACTTGCAAGGCCCTTGTCTTTGTCATTTGCTGCAACATGTACGCAAGCATATTCCTGATCACAGCCCTGAGCTTGGAACGGTTCATGGCTGTCTTTCACCCCTTTGCTGTTCAACGGAGGACCAAAAAGACGTTCACCTGCTTAGCGATGCTTCTCATCTGGCTTCTCTCTATTGCTTTCGGAGCGGTTGTCCTTCCCTTTCAAGAAACTGAGGACACAGGGTTTGGCCCACAGTGTACCTCTCGCAGCTACATTTCGAACTCTCAGAAGGTGGCCTGTCTCTTGCTGGAGACTCTCGTGGGCTTTCTGGTTCCATTTGCCGTTATCTCCATCTGTTACGTGTGCATTGCCAAACGGATCAGCAGCTTGACAGGCTCGAAAAAGCGCCGATCCAACCGGCTGGTCGTTTCCGTAGTGGTGTCCTTTGCTCTCTGCTGCCTCCCCTACCATATCTTTAACTTACTGAGCGTTGCTTCAGCTGTGATGGAAGATTCAGACGGTGAGGCATCTGAAGCTCTGGAGGAGATTGCAGTCCAGGGAACCTTCATTGCAGGTTCCATGGTATTCCTCAGCAACTGTGTCaaccccctgctctatgcctTTGCAGCCAGGAACATCCAAAGCAGCATGAGATTTGCCAAGCTGTCCAAACTGTTTGAACAAATGAGTCCAGAAACGAAGCAGGAAGGGACCAAAGAAAGCTCTGTCCTAAATGGAAAAGAGGAGACTTTAATGAGCACAGATCTAAACTAA
- the LOC132582281 gene encoding leukotriene B4 receptor 1-like, which yields MSLSEENENPPASAIGRFLVCTILSLSFAVGVPGNAFVIWTICRRMKQRSLSVVLILNLAIADILVLVTLPIWIYSFANTWLFGIETCKALVFVVYCNMYASIFLITALSLERFMAVFHPFAVQRRTKKTFTCLAMLLIWLLSIAFGAVVLPFQETEDSEFGPQCTSRSYISNSQKVACLLLETLVGFLVPFAVISICYVCIAKRINSLTGSNKRRSNRLVISVVVSFALCWLPYHIFNLLSVASAVMEDSDGEASEALEKIAVQGTFIAGSMVFLSSCVNPLLYAFAARNIQSSMRFAKLSKLFEQMSPETKQEGTKENSVLNGKEETLMSTDLN from the coding sequence ATGAGTCTGTCTGAAGAAAATGAGAATCCTCCAGCATCTGCCATTGGAAGGTTTTTGGTCTGCACCATACTGAGTCTGTCATTTGCTGTTGGGGTTCCTGGAAACGCCTTTGTGATCTGGACCATTTGTAGACGAATGAAGCAACGGTCTCTATCTGTTGTGCTGATCCTTAATCTAGCCATTGCTGACATCCTGGTTCTTGTGACCTTGCCCATCTGGATTTATTCTTTTGCCAATACCTGGCTCTTTGGGATTGAAACTTGCAAGGCCCTTGTCTTTGTCGTTTACTGCAACATGTACGCAAGCATATTCCTGATCACAGCCCTGAGCTTGGAACGGTTCATGGCTGTCTTTCACCCCTTTGCTGTTCAACGGAGGACCAAAAAGACGTTCACCTGCTTAGCGATGCTTCTCATCTGGCTTCTCTCTATTGCTTTCGGAGCGGTTGTCCTTCCCTTTCAAGAAACGGAGGACTCCGAGTTTGGCCCACAGTGTACCTCTCGCAGCTACATTTCAAACTCTCAGAAGGTGGCCTGTCTCTTGCTGGAGACTCTCGTGGGCTTTCTGGTTCCATTTGCCGTTATCTCCATCTGCTACGTGTGCATCGCCAAACGGATCAACAGCTTGACAGGCTCAAACAAGCGCCGATCCAACCGGCTGGTCATTTCCGTAGTGGTGTCCTTTGCTCTCTGCTGGCTCCCCTACCATATCTTTAACTTACTGAGTGTTGCTTCAGCTGTGATGGAAGATTCAGACGGCGAGGCATCCGAAGCTCTGGAGAAGATTGCAGTCCAGGGAACCTTCATTGCAGGTTCCATGGTATTCCTCAGCAGCTGTGTCaaccccctgctctatgcctTTGCAGCCAGGAACATCCAAAGCAGCATGAGATTTGCCAAGCTGTCCAAACTGTTTGAACAAATGAGTCCAGAAACGAAGCAGGAAGGGACCAAAGAAAACTCTGTCCTCAATGGAAAAGAGGAGACTTTAATGAGCACAGATCTAAACTAA
- the LOC132582283 gene encoding leukotriene B4 receptor 1-like, with translation MSLSEENENPPASAIGRFLVCTILSLSFAVGVPGNAFVIWTICRRMKQRSLSVVLILNLAIADILVLVTLPIWIYSFANTWLFGIETCKALVFVVYCNMYASIFLITALSLERFMAVFHPFAVQRRTKKTFTCLAMLLIWLLSIAFGAVVLPFQETEDSEFGPQCTSRSYISNSQKVACLLLETLVGFLVPFAVISICYVCIAKRISSLTGSNKRRSNRLVISVVVSFALCWLPYHIFNLLSVASAVMEDSDGEASEALEKIAVQGTFIAGSMVFLSSCVNPLLYAFAARNIQSSMRFAKLSKLFEQMSPETKQEGSKENSVLNGKEETLMSTDLN, from the coding sequence ATGAGTCTGTCTGAAGAAAATGAGAATCCTCCAGCATCTGCCATTGGAAGGTTTTTGGTCTGCACCATACTGAGTCTGTCATTTGCTGTTGGGGTTCCTGGAAACGCCTTTGTGATCTGGACCATTTGTAGACGAATGAAGCAACGGTCTCTATCTGTTGTGCTGATCCTTAATCTAGCCATTGCTGACATCCTGGTTCTTGTGACCTTGCCCATCTGGATTTATTCTTTTGCCAATACCTGGCTCTTTGGGATTGAAACTTGCAAGGCCCTTGTCTTTGTCGTTTACTGCAACATGTACGCAAGCATATTCCTGATCACAGCCCTGAGCTTGGAACGGTTCATGGCTGTCTTTCACCCCTTTGCTGTTCAACGGAGGACCAAAAAGACGTTCACCTGCTTAGCGATGCTTCTCATCTGGCTTCTCTCTATTGCTTTCGGAGCGGTTGTCCTTCCCTTTCAAGAAACGGAGGACTCCGAGTTTGGCCCACAGTGTACCTCTCGCAGCTACATTTCGAACTCTCAGAAGGTGGCCTGTCTCTTGCTGGAGACTCTCGTGGGCTTTCTGGTTCCATTTGCCGTTATCTCCATCTGCTACGTGTGCATCGCCAAACGGATCAGCAGCTTGACAGGCTCAAACAAGCGCCGATCCAACCGGCTGGTCATTTCCGTAGTGGTGTCCTTTGCTCTCTGCTGGCTCCCCTACCATATCTTTAACTTACTGAGTGTTGCTTCAGCTGTGATGGAAGATTCAGACGGCGAGGCATCCGAAGCTCTGGAGAAGATTGCAGTCCAGGGAACCTTCATTGCAGGTTCCATGGTATTCCTCAGCAGCTGTGTCaaccccctgctctatgcctTTGCAGCCAGGAACATCCAAAGCAGCATGAGATTTGCCAAGCTGTCCAAACTGTTTGAACAAATGAGTCCAGAAACGAAGCAGGAAGGGAGCAAAGAAAACTCTGTCCTCAATGGAAAAGAGGAGACTTTAATGAGCACAGATCTAAACTAA